From a region of the Aeoliella mucimassa genome:
- a CDS encoding type II toxin-antitoxin system VapC family toxin, with the protein MKLSKPVLVDTGPILALYNSGDPAHQVCYDVFDALPFGKAYTCWPVVTEAMYMLRKQRSQQQDLFRAIISGDFSLLPLTEADLPEISSIFAKYHDQQLDLADVCLLHLANRESMDTVFTVDRRHFQLLQKADGSPLTLLPEQL; encoded by the coding sequence ATGAAGCTGAGTAAGCCGGTACTTGTGGACACAGGTCCTATTCTCGCACTTTACAATTCCGGAGATCCAGCGCATCAAGTCTGCTACGATGTGTTCGATGCCTTACCGTTTGGGAAAGCCTACACTTGCTGGCCAGTTGTAACCGAAGCGATGTACATGCTGAGGAAACAGCGCAGCCAACAACAAGACCTGTTTCGAGCGATCATCTCAGGCGACTTCAGCTTGCTTCCGCTAACCGAAGCAGATCTCCCCGAAATCAGCTCGATTTTTGCCAAGTACCACGACCAGCAGCTTGATCTGGCGGATGTCTGCCTGCTGCATTTGGCCAATCGGGAATCAATGGATACCGTGTTCACGGTCGATCGTCGGCACTTTCAACTGCTACAGAAAGCAGATGGTAGCCCACTGACGCTTCTGCCCGAACAGCTTTAG
- the ndk gene encoding nucleoside-diphosphate kinase produces the protein MQRTLILLKPDSVQRRLMGRIISRFEDKGLSFVGMKLMQVTPELAKQHYAEHVEKAWYPTLESFITGGPIVAAVLEGLEAITVVRDMLGATSGLKAAPGTIRGDFSSSRQMNLVHGSDGPEAAEREIALYFTPEELVDHTPTIATWMRAADE, from the coding sequence ATGCAACGCACGCTTATTCTGCTTAAGCCCGACTCTGTCCAACGCCGTTTGATGGGCCGCATCATCTCGCGGTTCGAGGACAAGGGACTCTCGTTCGTCGGCATGAAGCTGATGCAGGTCACGCCTGAGCTGGCCAAGCAGCACTACGCAGAGCACGTAGAGAAGGCCTGGTACCCGACGCTCGAGTCGTTCATCACCGGTGGCCCGATCGTGGCCGCGGTGCTGGAAGGTCTGGAAGCCATCACCGTGGTCCGCGACATGCTGGGTGCGACCAGCGGGTTGAAGGCCGCCCCAGGCACCATCCGCGGCGATTTCAGCAGCAGCCGCCAGATGAACCTGGTGCACGGCTCCGATGGTCCCGAAGCGGCCGAGCGGGAAATCGCCCTCTACTTCACCCCTGAAGAGCTGGTGGACCACACCCCGACGATCGCCACCTGGATGCGGGCAGCCGACGAATAG
- a CDS encoding deoxyribonuclease IV translates to MPLFGAHMSIAGGYYKAVEAASRAGCECVQLFTKNNNQWRAKELTDAEAERFKATLAELGITNPIAHDSYLINLGSPDDELWKKSIDALVVELQRADKLGIPYVVAHPGAFTTSTEAEGIRRIANGLNEVHKQTKGIGSQVLLETTAGQGSNLGWRFEHLSGIIEKTRDPDRLGVCFDTCHVFAAGYAMETKKEYLATIRELDKTVGYKMVKAFHLNDSLKPLGSRVDRHAHIGEGEMGLEPFRHLLNDRRFKKVPMYLETPKGTSDLGEDFDVVNLRTLRGLIEK, encoded by the coding sequence ATGCCCCTATTCGGTGCCCACATGTCGATTGCCGGCGGCTATTACAAAGCCGTTGAGGCGGCCAGCCGGGCTGGTTGCGAGTGCGTTCAGCTGTTTACCAAGAATAACAACCAATGGCGGGCCAAGGAACTTACCGACGCCGAGGCCGAGCGGTTTAAGGCGACCCTCGCCGAGCTTGGCATCACGAATCCGATCGCCCACGACTCGTACCTGATTAACCTCGGCAGCCCCGACGACGAGCTGTGGAAGAAGTCGATCGACGCACTGGTGGTCGAACTCCAGCGGGCCGACAAGCTCGGCATCCCCTACGTGGTCGCCCACCCGGGAGCGTTCACCACCAGCACCGAAGCCGAAGGCATCCGCCGCATCGCCAATGGACTGAACGAAGTCCACAAGCAGACCAAAGGCATCGGCTCGCAGGTGCTGCTCGAAACCACCGCTGGGCAGGGGTCGAATCTCGGTTGGCGGTTCGAGCACCTCTCGGGCATCATCGAAAAGACTCGCGATCCCGACCGTCTGGGGGTCTGCTTCGACACGTGCCATGTGTTCGCGGCCGGCTACGCGATGGAGACCAAGAAGGAATACCTGGCGACCATTCGCGAACTCGACAAGACCGTCGGCTACAAGATGGTCAAGGCGTTCCACCTGAACGACAGCCTGAAACCACTTGGCTCGCGAGTAGACCGCCACGCTCACATCGGCGAAGGCGAGATGGGCCTCGAGCCGTTCCGTCATCTGCTAAACGACCGCCGGTTCAAGAAAGTACCGATGTACCTCGAAACCCCGAAAGGCACGAGCGACCTGGGCGAGGATTTCGATGTGGTGAATCTACGCACGCTACGCGGCTTGATCGAGAAGTAA
- a CDS encoding ion transporter: MRLKAIVEDSDTSAGWWFDLTVQVLIIVSLFSFSIETLPDLPPHVHRVLRIIESVTVCIFSLEYLTRVWVADNKLKYMFSFFGIIDFASIVPFYLPGGVDLRSLRVLRLLRAFRLFKLLRYNQAMKRFSIAIGLIREELILFSIVTSMMFYISAVGIYYFENTAQPEVFDSIFTSLWWAIVTLTTVGYGDIYPITLGGRIFTFFVLMGGLGVVAVPAGLFSSALSEARRLSNSDKTNAVTSETTT; the protein is encoded by the coding sequence ATGCGTCTCAAAGCAATTGTGGAAGATAGCGACACATCGGCTGGTTGGTGGTTTGATCTAACCGTGCAGGTGTTGATTATTGTTTCGCTATTTTCGTTCTCTATCGAAACGCTTCCCGACTTACCACCACATGTCCACCGAGTGCTCCGCATCATTGAGAGCGTAACCGTCTGCATTTTTTCGCTGGAGTACCTGACCAGAGTTTGGGTAGCGGATAACAAGCTAAAGTACATGTTTAGCTTTTTTGGCATAATCGACTTTGCGTCTATAGTACCCTTCTACCTGCCTGGAGGAGTGGATCTGCGGTCGTTGCGAGTGTTGAGATTGCTGCGAGCGTTCCGGTTGTTCAAGCTGTTGCGATACAACCAGGCGATGAAGCGATTTAGCATCGCGATTGGATTGATTCGAGAAGAACTCATTTTGTTTTCGATCGTCACTTCGATGATGTTCTATATCTCCGCAGTAGGCATTTACTATTTTGAAAACACCGCTCAGCCGGAAGTGTTCGACTCGATTTTCACCAGTCTTTGGTGGGCGATCGTCACTTTAACCACGGTCGGCTATGGTGACATTTACCCCATTACTCTCGGCGGCCGCATCTTTACCTTCTTCGTGTTGATGGGAGGGTTGGGAGTGGTCGCCGTACCGGCGGGTTTGTTTTCTTCCGCTTTGAGCGAAGCCCGCCGATTGTCGAACTCAGACAAAACCAATGCAGTCACCAGCGAAACCACAACTTGA
- a CDS encoding sodium:calcium antiporter, translating to MQSPAKPQLDFTGITIALVTLAALVGCWLAAWQLGVLLASGVMIAIVIWQACDPFAEAAQWIGTALRIPGSVRGATLDAIASSMPELFSGIFFVVVAVSSVDAGEAAAVGAEGYGSTIATCAGSAVYNMILIPAAVGLVVSFRRKSQPYVEVGNEVLARDGIWFLVCEMLLILFLYEPQMSWWHALIFLGLYLVYVAQLARDTWRHRQNLDAAELAEELAEEQEETPQLASCLFGAVQLRMNHVTAWAIVAVATMVAAIACYFLVDLTRATAEHLQVPTFFVAVILAAAVSSVPDTFLSIGAAMRGDDSGAISNAFGSNIFDICVCLSIPLLVNSYLVGWQPVLLSPDGEPIPGLVGLRLLLWVLTAVTLLVLWYRRQLGRGKALLLLLLYLIFVGYAVVGSLWH from the coding sequence ATGCAGTCACCAGCGAAACCACAACTTGACTTCACAGGCATCACCATTGCCCTGGTAACGCTTGCCGCGCTCGTGGGGTGCTGGCTGGCGGCTTGGCAACTAGGTGTGCTACTCGCTTCGGGCGTGATGATTGCCATCGTCATCTGGCAGGCGTGCGATCCCTTTGCCGAAGCCGCGCAGTGGATCGGCACCGCGCTCCGCATCCCGGGCTCGGTTCGAGGGGCAACGCTCGACGCGATTGCCAGCAGCATGCCCGAGTTGTTTAGCGGCATCTTCTTCGTCGTGGTCGCAGTGTCGTCGGTCGACGCTGGCGAGGCAGCCGCGGTGGGGGCCGAAGGCTATGGCTCGACCATTGCCACCTGTGCGGGTAGCGCAGTCTACAACATGATTCTCATCCCAGCAGCGGTAGGACTGGTGGTTTCGTTCCGGCGCAAGTCGCAACCGTACGTCGAGGTCGGCAACGAAGTGCTCGCTCGCGACGGCATTTGGTTTCTCGTTTGCGAAATGCTGCTCATTTTGTTCTTGTACGAACCGCAAATGAGCTGGTGGCACGCTTTGATCTTCCTCGGCTTGTACTTGGTGTACGTCGCCCAGTTGGCCCGCGACACCTGGAGGCATCGGCAAAACCTCGATGCTGCAGAGCTGGCGGAAGAACTGGCCGAAGAGCAGGAAGAAACGCCTCAGTTGGCTAGCTGCTTGTTTGGTGCGGTGCAACTACGGATGAATCACGTTACCGCCTGGGCGATTGTCGCAGTGGCTACCATGGTTGCGGCCATCGCTTGCTATTTTCTCGTCGACCTCACCAGGGCCACGGCCGAGCACCTGCAGGTGCCTACCTTCTTTGTCGCGGTCATCCTGGCGGCCGCCGTGTCGAGCGTGCCCGATACGTTTCTCTCGATCGGCGCAGCGATGCGGGGCGACGACTCAGGCGCGATCTCCAACGCGTTTGGCTCCAACATCTTCGACATCTGCGTCTGCCTGTCGATTCCGCTGCTCGTGAACTCGTACCTGGTTGGCTGGCAACCGGTGCTGCTCTCGCCCGATGGCGAACCAATACCCGGCCTGGTCGGCCTGCGACTGCTGTTATGGGTGCTTACCGCGGTCACCCTGCTGGTGCTGTGGTATCGCAGGCAACTGGGACGAGGAAAAGCACTACTGCTACTGCTGCTCTACCTAATCTTCGTCGGCTACGCAGTGGTCGGCTCGCTCTGGCACTAA
- a CDS encoding metal ABC transporter permease, with product METLALINPFAPDTFPMVLRLMTVAVVVNVSCALVGSFLVLRRMSMMGDALSHAVLPGLVIAFLFSGSLGIGPMFIGAVVAGMATTYLTQTLHNYGRLTTDAAMGVVFTSLFALGVVFLKLFASHVHLDAACVYEGSLLKVLETIEIGGLQLPRQLLIAVPVLVVSVGVIGLLWKELKLTTFDASLATAMGISAPVVHYTLMTLVALTAVASFQVVGSILVIAMLIIPPATAQLCVERLSHMVWLSCLLGAAVAVCGSVTAVYFDVSPPGTMAVYAGLFYAMAMVFSPTNGVLSRAWFHYQTASRIVREDLLAMVYRVEELDNTRHLKRESAVEAVGGGLVARRALQSLLSGGEMTDGPEGIALTELGRGQAATMVRTHRLWETYLVEELNLPLDHVHEPAHRMEHFIDDEIREQLAERLPEGAEDPHGREIPEP from the coding sequence GTGGAAACTCTCGCCTTGATCAATCCGTTCGCGCCCGACACGTTTCCGATGGTGCTCCGCTTGATGACGGTTGCCGTGGTAGTGAACGTCTCGTGCGCGCTGGTCGGTTCGTTTTTGGTGCTCCGCCGCATGAGCATGATGGGCGACGCCTTGTCGCACGCGGTGTTGCCGGGGCTCGTGATTGCTTTCCTCTTCTCCGGTAGCCTGGGGATTGGGCCGATGTTTATCGGTGCGGTCGTGGCCGGCATGGCGACCACCTACCTTACGCAAACGCTGCACAACTACGGGCGTTTGACTACTGATGCGGCGATGGGGGTGGTGTTTACCTCTCTCTTCGCCCTCGGGGTCGTGTTTCTCAAGCTATTCGCTTCGCACGTTCATCTGGATGCCGCGTGTGTGTACGAGGGATCGTTGCTCAAGGTGCTGGAGACCATCGAAATCGGCGGCCTGCAGTTGCCGCGGCAGTTGCTGATTGCGGTGCCGGTGCTGGTGGTGAGTGTCGGCGTGATTGGTCTCTTGTGGAAAGAACTCAAACTGACCACATTCGACGCGTCGCTGGCGACCGCGATGGGCATCTCGGCTCCCGTGGTGCACTACACGCTGATGACGCTGGTCGCTCTGACCGCGGTCGCTTCGTTCCAGGTGGTGGGATCGATTCTTGTGATTGCGATGCTCATTATTCCCCCAGCGACCGCCCAGCTATGCGTCGAACGACTGAGCCATATGGTGTGGCTCTCGTGCCTGCTCGGCGCCGCGGTCGCGGTTTGCGGATCGGTGACCGCGGTCTACTTCGATGTGTCGCCGCCGGGAACGATGGCCGTGTACGCGGGGCTGTTCTACGCGATGGCCATGGTGTTCTCGCCGACCAATGGTGTGCTGTCGCGGGCGTGGTTCCATTATCAAACCGCCAGTCGCATCGTCCGCGAAGACCTGCTGGCCATGGTCTATCGCGTGGAGGAACTCGACAACACTCGGCACTTGAAACGGGAAAGCGCCGTGGAAGCGGTCGGCGGAGGACTGGTCGCCCGTCGCGCCCTTCAATCGCTGCTATCTGGTGGAGAGATGACCGATGGTCCCGAGGGAATCGCTTTGACCGAATTGGGACGCGGGCAGGCGGCCACCATGGTGCGGACGCATCGCTTGTGGGAAACCTATCTCGTGGAAGAGCTGAACTTGCCGCTCGATCATGTGCATGAACCAGCCCACCGGATGGAGCACTTTATCGACGACGAAATCCGCGAGCAACTCGCCGAACGATTACCCGAGGGGGCCGAAGATCCCCACGGCCGCGAAATTCCCGAACCATAG
- a CDS encoding metal ABC transporter permease, with product MFDSIVYKVMLGASLLGAASGFVGTFAVLRRRALVGDMLAHASLPGIGLVFIIWQTRELLPLSLGALATGLLGVACVAGIARWTRTAPDAALGIVLSAFFGAGVLLMTIIQATPEGDKAGLDSYLFGEIASLRSRDVTIIAATGGLLLVFVIALYKELKVSSFDTGFAAAQGWPTYALDLAIMAAIAVVTVIGLPICGVILMAAMLITPAASARFWTNRLTPMLAIASLFGALAGALGCLLAAPGVFKALGIHWLEIGGMVHLPPGPLIVLAGSALLIFSMLAAPEQGIVARWRGRRRMQRMIARDHLLRAMYELSPRPEDARPWIELDKLTNYGGWTDHTVHAKVRDADRADLIERDNDRIRLTPDGYSKAAELVRAHRLWELYMVGDWDRSPERVDHYADDMEHLLPPEVIEELEQKLRAEGRLPSDLPGEVPRSPHVLRSRGGNQ from the coding sequence GTGTTCGATTCGATTGTCTACAAAGTGATGCTTGGGGCCTCGTTGCTGGGGGCCGCTTCGGGCTTTGTCGGTACGTTTGCCGTGTTGCGTCGCCGGGCGCTGGTGGGCGACATGTTGGCCCATGCTTCGCTGCCGGGCATCGGATTGGTGTTCATCATTTGGCAAACCCGCGAGTTGCTTCCGCTTTCACTAGGTGCCTTGGCCACTGGTCTGCTCGGCGTGGCCTGCGTTGCGGGCATTGCTCGGTGGACCCGCACCGCCCCCGACGCAGCGCTCGGCATCGTGCTGAGTGCGTTTTTCGGGGCCGGCGTGCTGCTGATGACCATCATCCAGGCGACTCCCGAGGGAGATAAAGCGGGGCTCGATTCGTACCTGTTTGGAGAAATCGCCAGCTTGCGTTCGCGCGACGTCACCATCATTGCGGCGACTGGCGGGCTGCTCCTGGTGTTCGTGATCGCGCTCTACAAAGAGCTGAAGGTGTCGTCGTTCGATACCGGATTCGCTGCCGCACAAGGATGGCCCACCTATGCATTGGATCTGGCGATCATGGCGGCCATTGCGGTGGTGACCGTCATCGGACTGCCGATCTGTGGGGTGATTCTCATGGCGGCCATGCTGATTACGCCGGCCGCTTCGGCCAGATTCTGGACCAATCGCTTGACGCCGATGTTGGCCATCGCGTCGTTGTTCGGAGCCCTCGCGGGGGCGCTAGGATGCCTGTTGGCTGCGCCGGGCGTGTTCAAAGCCCTGGGCATCCACTGGCTAGAAATCGGCGGCATGGTCCATCTTCCTCCCGGCCCGCTGATCGTACTGGCCGGTTCGGCGCTGCTGATATTCTCGATGCTGGCCGCCCCCGAGCAAGGCATCGTTGCCCGCTGGCGTGGCCGCCGCAGGATGCAACGCATGATCGCTCGCGACCACCTGTTACGAGCGATGTACGAACTTTCGCCTCGGCCGGAAGACGCGCGGCCGTGGATTGAACTCGACAAGCTCACCAACTACGGCGGCTGGACCGACCACACCGTGCATGCCAAGGTGCGCGATGCCGATCGGGCCGATTTGATCGAGCGCGATAACGATCGTATTCGCTTAACGCCCGATGGGTACAGCAAGGCCGCCGAACTGGTGCGGGCGCATCGGTTGTGGGAACTCTACATGGTGGGCGACTGGGACCGATCGCCGGAGCGGGTGGATCATTACGCCGACGACATGGAACATCTGTTGCCGCCGGAAGTGATTGAGGAGCTGGAACAAAAACTGCGTGCTGAGGGACGTTTGCCTTCCGATTTGCCAGGCGAGGTGCCGCGTTCGCCGCATGTGCTGCGTTCGCGAGGGGGGAACCAATAA
- a CDS encoding metal ABC transporter ATP-binding protein — protein MVSENRDAIAALPASKIALEVHDMTVAYRRKPVLWDIDLTVPEGNLVGIVGPNGAGKSTFIKSVLGLVNLASGKVEIYGKPYQEQRHLVGYVPQRETVDWDFPVTVLDVVLMGTYGRLGWFRRAGKAERALALECLEQVELSDFADRQIRQLSGGQQQRVFLARALAQDAKVYFMDEPFAGVDAATEAAILRLLQKLRSAGKTVFVVHHDLQTTREYFDWVVLLNLRLLACGPIETTFTNANLHKTYGGRLTILDQAAEAVRRQAPE, from the coding sequence ATGGTGAGTGAGAATCGCGACGCAATCGCTGCGTTGCCTGCCAGCAAGATCGCGCTCGAAGTGCACGACATGACCGTTGCCTATCGACGCAAGCCGGTGTTGTGGGATATCGATCTCACGGTTCCGGAGGGCAATCTGGTGGGCATCGTCGGCCCGAATGGGGCGGGCAAGTCGACGTTCATCAAGTCGGTGCTGGGATTGGTGAACCTGGCGAGTGGCAAGGTCGAAATCTATGGCAAGCCGTACCAGGAGCAGCGACACCTGGTGGGATACGTTCCCCAGCGCGAGACCGTTGATTGGGACTTTCCTGTCACGGTGCTCGACGTCGTGCTGATGGGCACCTACGGTCGACTCGGCTGGTTTCGCCGCGCCGGCAAGGCGGAGCGAGCACTGGCCCTCGAGTGCTTGGAGCAGGTGGAACTGTCGGACTTTGCCGATCGACAGATCCGCCAACTTTCAGGCGGGCAGCAACAGCGGGTGTTCCTCGCCCGGGCGCTGGCGCAGGATGCGAAGGTGTACTTCATGGACGAACCGTTTGCCGGCGTCGATGCGGCCACCGAAGCGGCCATTCTGCGGTTGTTGCAGAAGTTGCGTTCGGCCGGCAAAACCGTGTTTGTGGTGCATCACGATCTGCAGACCACCCGCGAGTACTTCGACTGGGTGGTGTTGCTCAACTTGCGACTGCTGGCTTGCGGTCCGATCGAAACGACATTCACGAATGCAAACCTGCACAAGACTTACGGCGGACGACTAACGATTCTCGATCAAGCCGCCGAAGCGGTCCGTCGTCAGGCGCCTGAATAA
- a CDS encoding metal ABC transporter solute-binding protein, Zn/Mn family produces the protein MGFDPSKYALPLFMAMLAVIVLAASGCDGPASQAASQPPTFTGERPLRVLCTTSQVADAVRHIAGPAAEVSELMGPGVDPHLFRPRPSHVLKLEQADIVFYSGLHLEGRIVETLKQLSERKPVIAVTDRLVSTHDPRLLSPPEFEGMHDPHVWHDVSLWADCVAYAAEKLAEFDPARAEIYQANADEYVGQLRIVDQLVRDQLLAIPDSKRVLVTAHDAFGYFSKAYDIETIGLKGISTDDQADFAHLDEVRRLLVDREVPAVFVESSTSPRLVQKLIEECASAGHEVHVGKELYSDAMGPKGSGADEYIGMIQANVQSIIAGLTGENNRHGE, from the coding sequence ATGGGTTTTGACCCGTCCAAATATGCTCTGCCGCTGTTCATGGCCATGCTGGCCGTGATCGTGCTGGCTGCGTCGGGTTGCGACGGCCCCGCGAGCCAAGCGGCGAGCCAGCCACCGACCTTCACCGGCGAACGTCCCCTCAGGGTGCTATGCACAACCAGCCAGGTGGCCGACGCGGTGCGTCATATCGCCGGTCCAGCGGCTGAGGTCTCGGAGCTGATGGGCCCGGGGGTCGACCCTCACCTGTTCCGCCCACGGCCGTCGCACGTGTTGAAGCTTGAGCAGGCCGACATCGTCTTCTACAGCGGGCTGCACCTGGAAGGGCGGATCGTCGAAACGCTCAAACAACTCTCCGAACGCAAACCGGTGATCGCGGTGACCGACCGCCTGGTCAGCACTCACGACCCGCGTTTGCTTTCGCCGCCGGAGTTCGAAGGGATGCACGACCCCCACGTCTGGCACGACGTGAGTTTGTGGGCGGATTGCGTCGCCTACGCGGCCGAGAAACTTGCAGAGTTCGATCCCGCGCGGGCGGAGATCTACCAGGCGAATGCGGACGAGTACGTCGGACAGCTGCGTATTGTCGATCAACTGGTGCGAGATCAGCTACTGGCGATTCCCGATTCGAAGCGGGTGCTTGTGACCGCCCACGATGCGTTTGGCTACTTCAGCAAAGCGTACGACATCGAGACCATCGGGCTCAAAGGCATCAGTACCGACGATCAGGCCGACTTCGCTCACCTCGACGAAGTGCGACGATTACTCGTGGACCGCGAAGTGCCGGCGGTGTTCGTGGAGTCGAGTACCTCGCCCAGGTTGGTGCAAAAGCTCATCGAAGAGTGCGCTTCGGCCGGGCATGAGGTGCACGTCGGCAAGGAGCTTTACTCCGACGCCATGGGCCCTAAAGGCTCCGGCGCGGACGAGTACATCGGCATGATTCAGGCGAATGTTCAATCGATAATAGCAGGATTGACGGGAGAGAATAATCGCCATGGTGAGTGA
- a CDS encoding GNAT family N-acetyltransferase, which produces MSVTYIKRHRMEVDLRRRPPLAPRLPKDYRLVPWCPALLEDHAEAKYLSFHCEMDAELFPCLGNPEGCRKLMQDISAGRGFIAEATWLIASYDQRGGWEPCATIQGSRYDATYGAIQNVGVVPQHRHRGLGAALVSAALLGFQQVGLPQVYLEVTSQNVGAARLYQRLGFKRTKTIYKTVEMALS; this is translated from the coding sequence ATGAGCGTTACCTATATCAAGCGGCACCGCATGGAAGTCGATCTGCGTCGACGCCCGCCCCTCGCACCGCGACTGCCCAAAGACTACCGCTTGGTCCCCTGGTGCCCTGCCCTGTTGGAAGACCACGCCGAGGCAAAGTATCTGAGTTTCCACTGCGAAATGGATGCTGAGCTGTTTCCCTGTTTGGGGAATCCCGAGGGATGCCGGAAGCTGATGCAAGACATTAGCGCGGGCCGCGGATTCATTGCCGAGGCGACTTGGCTAATCGCCAGTTACGATCAACGTGGTGGCTGGGAGCCTTGCGCAACGATTCAAGGATCGCGGTACGATGCCACATATGGGGCAATTCAGAACGTCGGCGTCGTGCCCCAACATCGCCATCGCGGCCTGGGTGCCGCGCTCGTGAGCGCCGCACTGCTGGGCTTTCAGCAAGTTGGCCTGCCGCAGGTGTATCTGGAAGTCACTTCGCAGAACGTCGGCGCGGCTCGCTTATACCAGCGACTCGGATTTAAGCGGACGAAGACCATCTACAAGACCGTGGAAATGGCCCTCAGCTAG
- a CDS encoding M16 family metallopeptidase has protein sequence MSPNLGLPVPAEYIYQLDNGLVLIGEPKPSFQSAAFSLLLPAGCRHDDRQQAGLASLTCEMMLRGAGDRDSRALINDLENLGVERHESVGVSQASFSAATTSESLLAALGIYADVVRRPHMPADQLEAGRAVCIQEIRSVEDEPGQKLMSELRRRHYADPWGRPSHGELESLNSLTIDDVNQFYAKQYGPRDAILGVAGNFDWQQVSDSVDELFGDWQPQPAETPITEVPGPTTTYLPYESNQSHIGLAFPSIPYRHPQYFEAWSAVGVLSGGMSSRLFSEVREKRGLCYTVYASLNTQRDRAAVYCYAGTTAERAQETLDVTHAELVRLGEGVLVEELDRLKARIKSSLIMQQESTSSRAGSLARDWYHLQRVRPLSEVSAKVDALTAESINAFLAENPPLTFTALTLGPQPLELPDGVS, from the coding sequence ATGTCTCCCAACCTTGGTTTGCCGGTGCCTGCCGAATACATCTATCAACTCGATAACGGTCTTGTACTCATTGGCGAACCGAAGCCATCGTTTCAATCAGCAGCCTTTTCGCTGCTTCTGCCCGCGGGCTGTCGTCACGACGATCGCCAGCAAGCAGGCTTGGCCAGCCTGACCTGCGAGATGATGCTACGCGGCGCAGGCGACCGCGACAGCCGCGCGTTGATTAACGATCTTGAGAACCTCGGTGTCGAACGCCACGAGTCGGTGGGAGTGTCGCAGGCCAGCTTCAGCGCTGCAACCACCAGCGAAAGCCTGCTGGCGGCCCTGGGAATCTACGCCGACGTGGTTCGCCGACCTCATATGCCTGCCGACCAACTGGAAGCAGGTCGAGCGGTTTGCATCCAAGAAATCCGTAGCGTTGAGGACGAGCCCGGCCAGAAACTCATGTCCGAGCTGCGTCGCCGCCATTACGCGGACCCTTGGGGACGCCCCAGCCACGGCGAGTTAGAATCGCTCAACTCGCTGACGATCGATGACGTGAATCAGTTTTACGCAAAGCAGTATGGCCCTCGCGATGCCATCCTCGGCGTCGCCGGCAACTTTGATTGGCAGCAAGTTTCCGACTCGGTCGACGAGCTGTTTGGCGACTGGCAACCACAGCCAGCCGAAACACCAATCACCGAAGTGCCTGGTCCCACAACGACTTACTTGCCTTACGAGTCGAATCAATCGCACATCGGACTTGCCTTTCCGTCGATCCCATACCGTCACCCGCAATACTTCGAGGCCTGGTCGGCCGTCGGCGTGCTGTCGGGCGGCATGAGCTCGCGACTCTTTAGCGAAGTGCGTGAGAAGCGCGGCCTCTGCTATACCGTCTATGCTTCGCTCAACACTCAGCGTGACCGGGCGGCCGTGTACTGCTACGCAGGCACCACCGCCGAACGCGCGCAGGAAACGCTCGACGTGACCCACGCCGAACTCGTCCGCCTGGGCGAAGGGGTGCTGGTCGAAGAACTCGACCGTCTGAAGGCTCGCATCAAGAGCAGCTTGATCATGCAGCAGGAGTCGACCTCGTCGCGGGCGGGCTCGCTGGCTCGCGACTGGTATCACTTGCAGCGAGTGCGACCGTTGTCGGAAGTCTCGGCCAAGGTCGATGCACTGACTGCCGAGAGCATCAACGCGTTCCTCGCCGAGAACCCTCCCCTTACGTTTACCGCCTTGACCTTGGGTCCCCAGCCGTTGGAGCTACCTGATGGAGTTTCGTAG